A segment of the Trifolium pratense cultivar HEN17-A07 linkage group LG7, ARS_RC_1.1, whole genome shotgun sequence genome:
cgtcttgtgctggggagactgtttgtgttaatatatatatcattttagcttcttcaaaaaaaactttagggctgatataaattaaattcatatttaattatcaacaaaaatagtTGTAGGAATAGAAGAAGCTACtgaatctatttatttatttatttactggaTCTTCCATTCTTCTACTGTATCCACCGacccccacacacacacacttctctcaaacaacaacaataacatggCGACAAGACCAAAGATTTATCTTTTCGGTGATTCCATCACTGAGGATTCCTTCTCTGTTGGAGGATGGGGTGCTTCTCTTGCCAATCATTTCTCTCGCACGGTACTATTCATTTTCCATCTTGTTTCATGTTTTTCTCTTTATGGGTTTTCTGATTCTGGTCTAAAGACTAAAGTTTGAAGCTTTTTGTAAATGGGTGtggtgttgtgttgtgttgtttaTCAGGTTGATGTGGTGCTTAGAGGGTATAGTGGGTACAATACAAGGTGGGCTTTGAAGGTGTTGGAAAGGGTTTTTCCTTTGTCACTTGGTGGTGACGGTGGAAATGTAACGGCTCCTGTTGCTTTGACTGTTTTCTTTGGAGCTAATGATGCTTGTCTTCCTAATAGATGTTCTGGTTTTCAACATGTCCCTCTCCATGAATACAAGGAAAATCTTTGTTCCATTGTCTCCTTCTTCAAGGTAACATATATTCCTATGTTGCACAAACACAAACACGGACACAACATGGACACTGAAACatctgataataatttgagaaatgaCACAATTCAGCTcaattataagtgtcggtgtcatATCTGTGTCCGGGACACGCCCAATCCAAtaagtgtccgtgcttcatagattgtAATGTAAcaaaagtttttctttttatatgttgttaattgtaaaaaaaagtttgaataaAATGATTCGGTGTATGTTTGAATTCGCAATGAGTTTCACATAATTATAGTGAGTCATACTTTggagcttcaacaaaatcacggtGTCACAGTGAATTTGGAGCTTCAACAAATCACGGTGTTactgtgattttgtcaaacccGCCGTGTGTTAGGTAAAATATGCATGACAATGGTATTGAAACCTAGAAAAGGGTTGGTGTCTATAAAGTAAATAATTTGAAAGATGTATGGTAATGGTGTAGAGATGTTAGGCAcatcataataatatgaaaaaattaTAGTGAAATTAAAATGGATTCTATTAAATCAAGTAGGTCACATACATTTAACAGGAGTCGTATGAGTTCCAGTTATGTTTCCGGcatgtgattaaaaaaaataggtaaAATCAAACTAGAAAAAATTTCCGTTAATAAAATAGTGCGTTGTTGCTAGCACATTTCGATTTAATGTAACCACATATGTTGGTTTCGTAATATCTCAGACATCAGACACGCCTTAAATATGAAATAGTGGTGCTAAGTAAGTCACGTTTCTTTAGTGGCACAAAAaggtttattttaaattaaagttTTAACTCCTTGTGGGTTTGATAAGCGTGCTTTGGTTGCGTATATTGCATGTTAGTGTTACAAAAAGAttaattatttgtcatttgGTGGGGTTAGTTGTTATGATGATTTTTATATCTTCTGGGGTATTCAAATATTGTTTGTGGCTTGTGGGGCTTAAAGAATTGAATTGGAGAAGAGGGACCCTTCTAGAATAGGTGATGTCCAATAACACACGTGCAGTGGCTGTGGCACTTGTGTGTGATCAATAATACACTCTCCAaaggttgttttttttattccatGCTTTTCTGTGGGAGTGGAGTTTGCAATTTGCACGAGATGCTAGTGTAAAGGtccattttttattggttttcttTTGTGGGATTGAGTAGGATCCTAACATTGTTTTCACAACCTAAACATTGTGTCTTCTTTCTTGGTGCCCATGCAATTATATTATCATCTGGTGTGGTCACCTATGAGCTGTTAGGTAGGCATACATGTTAGCAATGGGAAGGCCCACATTTACTATAGGAGTGGAAGAATGGTCCATCTCTTTAAGGATCAAGATATCAGCTTAACATTACTAGGGGAAAGTTTTTTGACCTTTGCTTGGCCCATAGGTTGATCATTGTtcttttttgttgctaaaataggTTGATCACTGTTGACACTCCTGTTAAGTGCTCTCTTTTCGTAGTGCCTCCCTCTCTCCCTAAATAAACAATTCCTTCCtttttgaaaaatgaaagtTCTTTCTTGTTTAGGAGATCATCCAAAGATCTCTTGTATGGCAAATCCAAATAGTTAATTGTCTCGTAATTTATTCCTGTTACTGACCTTAGGCGTTGCGACTTGAAGCTGTTATAAACGTTAAACATATAGTATGTCGAATATCACTGTTACATTTTTGGATGTTTGTCTGATTCTATGGcactttgttttaattatttgcACTTAAGATAAAAGTTAATACAAAATGTCAGACCTGAATCACACATCTGAGCACCACCAAAAGAAACCTGCCTTCACTATTTTGAATTCATATACAGTTTTCTGGATTGCGTAGATTTGAATCTGTTTTATCCTATCAGTACTGAAAAAATTAACAGTCGCAGTTGCATGCATGCCTTGCATTTTAGAGGAGATTCCTTTATTATTCAATTCTAGGGCTATTGTTTAAATGGTATAATTGGATATTGCAAATTTCCGTTGAATTTCAGAAGCGCTGGCCCACAACTCATGTTCTCCTCATAACTCCTCCTCCTATTGATGAAGATGCACGGCTCAGGTATTGTTTTATTGgttttctttgtttgagatttaGGTGTATAATGCTATAGAGGTTAATCATATTCATACTTGAAGAATTTATAAAAACTATTGCAGATATCCGTATGTGGAGAATCCAGAGGGTCTTCCTGAAAGGACAAATGAAGCTGCTGGTGAATATGCTAGAGCATGCATCGCTGTTGCCACCGAATGTCAAATTCCTTTCATTGATCTCTGGACCAAAATGCAAATGTCACCTGATTGGAAAAAAGACTATTTAAGGTTCCAAAAAACTTAACATTCTATGTTTATCTTCACTAATGATATTTTGAAATCTATGGTATGGTTTGTTTAAAAATGCATAGACAACTGAAAATCGGACTAGTTTCATTTTAATGGAACTTAAGATTACACAGTTTCGATGATGCTAATAAACAAAGCTATCTACAATACATGTATTTTGCTACTTTCACCTGTTTTTCCTTACTATTGAGCCTACAACAGTTATTAACCGACGTGTATGATACTGTGTTATgattatatttttggttttgataTGAATCTAAAACTTTGTTTACTGAAATGCAGTGACGGTTTGCATCTCACTAATGAAGGGAATCAACTTGTCTTTGAGGAAGTCATCGAAAAACTGAGAGATGAAGGTTTGAGTTTAGAATCTATACCAATTGATCTCCCTCATATAGCTGATATTGACCCTAATGACCCTCTGAAGGCATTTCTATAGTTACAAGATGATATAGTACAAAAGGGGTATCCCATATTGAAAGATATGTAAATAGAGTAATTACTTGATAATATTTTGATCTTCCTTTTGCTGTAAGGATTCTCTAAAAGTGTCTTCTATGGGAAACAATATGTTAGGTAAGTGGTATATGCTTAGTAATAGTATTCGATATTTCGAATTCTTTTATTTGGTAATGGTTGTGAATTAGTCTGTCTAATACTTTTTCTTTCTAATGGAAAGAAGAGAAATATTGTGCTCAAGTGTCGATGAAGTTTGTATAATGCTCGATACAATTTAGCCTCTCAAAATTCAGTTAAATAGAGTAATTTAGACATGAAGTTAGTTCCCATTTCATGTTCAATTTCTCAGCACCATCTGGCATCTGGAATTTGTTGATATAAATAACTTGAGTATGTTATATACTATATACACCCTTCAATAGAGAGCAAATGCAGACGATAATCACATTTTTCTATGAAGTGTCAATGTTCCAAAAATCCGATCTAAGATATAACGAGACCTATTGGTCATAGTTTAATTGGTTCAACCAATTAATCACAGTTGAGTTGGATAACAAATAGTGGTAAAGATCTCCTTTCAAAATTCGGAACCCCTTTCAAATGGCCAAGATCTCCTTTTATAGAGAAATTCTGGATCTGGCAGTTGCGCCACGCGCAGGAAATTCTGCGCCCCGCGCCATCGACTGAATTGAAATGTATGAGAAGAAGAGAAGCGCCCTGCGCAGCTCCCTTCTGCCATCAGCAGGATCAAAATGCTACTATTTGCTCTGTTTTCTTCTATTACAAGTTATCTCTACACTAGTGCAATTTTCTTGTAAACTATGataaaaactaaacaaattcttactaaatttactttaaattg
Coding sequences within it:
- the LOC123898063 gene encoding GDSL esterase/lipase At5g45920-like, translated to MATRPKIYLFGDSITEDSFSVGGWGASLANHFSRTVDVVLRGYSGYNTRWALKVLERVFPLSLGGDGGNVTAPVALTVFFGANDACLPNRCSGFQHVPLHEYKENLCSIVSFFKKRWPTTHVLLITPPPIDEDARLRYPYVENPEGLPERTNEAAGEYARACIAVATECQIPFIDLWTKMQMSPDWKKDYLSDGLHLTNEGNQLVFEEVIEKLRDEGLSLESIPIDLPHIADIDPNDPLKAFL